DNA from Frateuria edaphi:
TAGACGCCAGGGCACCGCCCGGCTGCGGAACGCCCCGTCACCGCTTCCGCCACAGGCGGTCCAGCGCCCACGGACCGCTTCCGCCCAGCACCAGGGCGACCAGCGCGGCGAGGTAAAGCAAATCGGTCTCGTACCCCGGTTGCCCGAAGTGCGCACCGGATGCGGTGACCGCCTGCAACTTGATCGAGCTGAAGCCGTTGGGCAGGTGCACGGTGAAGATCGCCACCATCAGCACGATCGCCATCGGGATGCTCGCCAGCGGAATGAACGCGCCGACCAGCACCGCCAGGCCGCCGAACAGCTCGACCAGGATCGTCGCCCACGCGAGCAGCTCCGGCGCCGGCATCCCCAGCGCGTGCAGGATGCCGGTGAACGACTCCGGCCCGCGCGCGAGCTTGGCGTAGCCGTGTTCCATGAAGCCGAAGCCAACGATCAGGCGCAGCGGGATCGCGTACCAGTGGTAGCGGAGCGTCGGCAGCAGGTGCCGGGAGCGGTCGATGAGGGTGTCCATGCGGGCGTTTCGCTCCCGCCCCGCGTCCGGTTACGTCCAGCGATGAAGCGTCAGTGCGCCCAGGCCGAGTGCAGGATGATGCTGCACATGTCCCCTCGCCGGAACGCCGGGTCCTTGAAGGCCAGGAAATCGTCGTTGAAGGTTCCGAACGTGCTGTCCGGCCGATGCTTCAGGCCCTCGTAGAACGCGTCGATGATGGCGTGCTTGAAGTTGTCCTCGCGCGGCCAGGCCGCGGTCACCGCCTCGCGTTCCTCGTCCGTGAACTCCTCGTACGCGCGGCCGGCCACATCCATCCCTGCCGCCACGTGAAGCAGCGCCGCCTCAGGATGCATGAACTGCGGAATGCCGGGCGTGGTGTGAAACGCGATCGCGCTCCACACCTTCTCGATGTCGCGCTCGGCAATCGCATGGGTCCGAAGGAAATCGCGCGCCGCATTCGCGCCATCGACTTCGAAGCGCAGGGGACTCTTGCGGTAGTGCGCGGCAAGGCCGATGTCATGGAACATCGCCCCGACGTAAAGCAGCTCCGGATCGAACGCCAGGTTCTTGCGCCGGCCCGCCAGCGCGCCCCAGGCGTAAACGCGCATCGAGTGCTTGAACAGCAGTTCGCTTTCGGTGTCGCGAACCAGTTCGGTCGCCTCGCGGGCGAGGGTGCTGTCGGGGATGCGTACCCCGGGGATGTCTGTAGCCAGCATGGTCGTCTCCGTGCTCAGCCTTCCGCGCGGCGCACCGCCTCGGGCGTGTTGCGGAAGCTGATGGCCAGCCGGTTGTAGGTGTTCATCAGGCCGATGGCGAAGGTCAGGTCGACCAGTTCCTTTTCGCTGAACACCGCCGATGCCGCCTTGAAGTCTTCGTCCGGCACGCCGGTCTGCGCGACCTGCGTGACCGTTTCGGCCCAGGCCAGGGCGGCTTTCTCGCGCTCGCTGAAAAGCCTGCCGCCTTCGCGCCAGCCCTGGACGAGCGCGATCTTTTCGATGCTGGCGCCCCGCTTCAGCAGGTCGCGGGTGTGCATGTCCAGGCAGTAGGCGCAGCCGTTGATCTGGCTCACGCGCAGGTAGACCAGGTCCACCAGCACGGGGTCCAGCCCGGATTGCGTCACGTAGCCGTAGACACCGCCGAGCGCCTTGGCGCCAGCCGGGGAAATCTGGTTGTAGTCGAGGCGTTGGGACATGGCCGTTACCTATTTGTCGGGGGTGGTGAGGGGCGCATCGCCGGTGTCGACGACGAATACGGCGAGCAATTTGGCCGGCTGGGTCTTGCTCGCGTTGCGGCTGATCCGGTGGTGCGCGCCGGGCACCTCGTAGAAGGATTCGCCCGCCTTGTAGACCCGCGCGGAACCGTCGTCGACCTGGCTTTCGATCGCGCCCGAAACCACGTAGGCGTAGATGAAGGCCGAGCGCGCATGGTGGTGCGCCGCGGAGGCGCCGCCCGGGGGATAGTTGACCTCCACCGCGACCAGCGACTTGCCCGGGACGTTGGGCAGCGCGTGCGAGAAGTTCGGTTTGACCGTGCCGTCCGGAGCGTGCGCATAGGCACTTCCGGCGAGTGCGGCGCTGGCCAGCAAGGTGGCGAGAAAGCGCTTGATCGACATGACGGACTCCTAGTGGGGAAGGCCGCGATCTTGCGCCTGCCAAGGTGCACTTGAAAGAACCAGAACGCGATATTTTCGCTATACCATGGGGCATGCCACGCGCGCTGGACATCCGCATCGACCGCTCCGCCGCCACCACGCTGGCGGAGCAGATCCGCCTGGGCGTGCTGGCGGCGATCGGCAGCGGCGTACTCGCGCCCGGCGCGAGGCTTCCCTCGTGGCAGGCGCTGGCCGCGCAACTGGGTGTCGCGCGGGGCACCGTCAAATCCGCCTACGAGCGGCTGGCCGACGAGCAGGTCATCGTCTCGTCGCGACCCGGCGGTACGCGGGTGGCCGACCACCCTGCGACCGGTCGGCCGGTTCCGCCCGACGACGCGGACGCGCCGCCGGAGCTGTACCGGCACCTGCTCGCCGGCCCCGCCACCTTCCAGATGGGCGTCCCGGCCTCGGACCGCTTTCCCGCCAGCCTGATGGGACGCCTGCGCGCGCATGCCGCCCGCGCCGAAGTCGCCGCGCGTGCCGTCTATCCCGATCCGCGCGGTGAACTGGCCTTCCGGCGGGAGGTTGCCGCGCACCTGGCCCTGGCGCGGGGGATCGACTGCCGACCCTCGCAGGTCTTCATCACCGCGGGTTTCGCCGGCGCCCTGGAGACGACCTTTCGCGTGTTGCGCACGGAAGGCCGCAAGGCCTGGATGGAAAACCCCGGATTCTTCCAGAGCCGGCGCGCGCTCGAACTGGCGCAGCTCGTTCCGGTCCCGGTGCCCGTGGACGACGATGGCCTGGACGTCGTCCGCGGCATCGAACTCGCGCCCGATGCCGCGCTGGCCCTGGTGACACCGGGCCAGCAGGCACCGCTCGGCGCCACGCTGTCGCTCGCTCGGCGCATCGAGCTGATCGCCTGGGCCGCGCGCACCGGCGCATGGATCGTCGAGGACGACTATCTCGGCGAACTCCAGCTCCGCCGCCGCGCTGCCCCGGCGCTGGCGTCGGTGGATCGCAACGGCCGCGTGATCCACATTGGCTCTTTCAGCAAGACCATCAGCCCCGCGCTGAGGCTCGGCTTCGTCGTCGCTCCCGAGGGGCTGGTGGACCGCTTCAACGAGGCGGTCATGTGCCTCGGCTCGGCACCCGGTCCGGCCGTCCAGCAGGCCACCGCCCGGTTCATGCACGAGGGGCACTACATGCGCCACCTGCGCCGCATGAAGCGCGTCTATTCGGCCCGCGGCGAGGCGCTGCAGGCGGCCCTTGAGCGCAAGGGATACCGCGCGCAGATCGGCGGCCTGGCCGTCCTGCTGCGGCTGCCCGACCAGATACCGGACATTGACGTGGCCCGCGAAGCCCGCGCCTGGGGCCTCGCACCCGAACCGCTGTCGCCCTGGTTCCAGCCCGGCGGCGTGCGGCAATCGGGATTGCTGCTGGGCATCGCCACCATCGATGAGGCGGCGCTCCCGTCCGCATGCGATCGGCTGCACGAGCTGATCGGCAAGTTTTCCTGAGCTTTGCGTGCATGCGAAACGGGGCCGCATCCGGCCCCGTCGCTATGGCTACGCCTGGCTCGCACGCAGCCGCACCACGTCCTGCCGCAGCAGGTACACCGACACCGCTAGCAGCACCACGTCCTTCATCAGGAACGGCACGTTGCCCACCATCGCGGGAAAGCCGCCGGCGGATTCGGCCCAGCCACCGGGCATGAACGGGATGATGGTGACGGTCATGACGAAGGTGACCACCGAACCGGCCGCGCCCAGCACGCCCAACCGCTTGCTCCAGAAACCGCCGAGCAGCAGCGCGCCGAACAGCCACTCGGCCACGCCCAGGAACCAGCTCGCGCCGCGGATGCCGAAGACCGGATACATCCAGGCGATCAGGGGCCCGTTGCTGATGAAGGGAATCAGCGTCTGCGCCTCGTAGTCCCACCACTTCTGGTAGCCGAAGAAAAAGAACATCACCACCATCGAGGCGCGGACCACGTGGTAGTCCAGGTCGTTCTTCAAGAGGCCGGTGCGGGCCAGCGCGTTCACCAGTGCGTTCATCGTCGTTTCCTTGAGGGTTGGTCGGGCAGGGAAGGGCGGTCCGTCGATCAGTCGACGGACGGAAGGTCGATCTCGGTGTCGTTGATGCGGTTGAAGGTGTTGGTGAAGGTCGCCACGGCCACCGCCAGGCTGATCTCCACGAGCTGCGCGTCACTGAAGCCGGCAGCGCGGATCGCGATCACCTCGGCCTCGTCCAGCGTGCCGCGCGACTGCACGAGCTGGCGCACGAAGCGCACCAGCGCGTCGCGCCGTACATCGCCGGTGCGCAGGCCATTGCGGATCCGCCGCAGCATCGGCGGCTCCAGGCCGGTGAGCGCGCCAAGCAGGCTGTGCGCGGTGATGCAGTAGTCGCAGCCGGCGGTCTCGCTGACCACCAGCTTCACCGTCTCCTGGTCCTGCCGGCTCAGCGACCCGGCGGCCAGCACGCCGTCGAGCTGCAGCATCGCCTTGAGTGCAGCGGGTCGCAGCTGGCCGATGGCAGCAAAACAGTTGGGCACGCGGCCCACGGCCTGCGTGATCCGGGCATACACCGCCGCGGCGGCACCGGCGGCGGATTCGAGCGGGTGGATGGCGATGCGGGACATGGGGGGCTCCTTCGTCGGCTGACGTGGAGCCACTGTACGGAGCCGATGTGAGCCTGTTAATGTCGCAATAACTCGCATTCATGCTCATTCGTCTCTCAGCGGAGCCCGCAACATGCCCCCACCGATGGACTGGCTCAGCCGCCTGCTGGAGATGACGCCGGTGCGCGGCCGGCTCGATCTGCGCTGCTACTACGGCGCGCCGTGGCGCATCGACCAGGCGTCGGCCGAACCCGGCGAGATCCCCTACCACGTCGTACTCGCCGGCTCGGCCGTGCTCGAAGATCCTGCCGGCGGCCCGCCGCAACACCTCGCCCCCGGCGACATCCTGCTCATCGCCCAGGGCGGCGCGCACACCCTGCACGACGGCAGCGGTTCGAAGCCGGCGCCCGCGCGTGAGCGCGCCGGCCTCAACGTCACCTTCAGCGAGAACGCCGGCAGTGGCGAACGGCTGGACATGCTGTGCGGCCATTTCGTCCTCACCGCGCCGCACGAACGGCTGCTGCGCGGCTACCTGCCCCCGCGCCTGGTGGCGCGTGCGAGCGCAGGGCAGGACGAGCCTGGCGCCACGGCCGCACAGGTCGCCAGCCTGGTCTCGCTGATGCGCACCGAATCGGCCGCCGAACACCTCGGCGGTCACGCCATGCTCAACGCGCTCTCCACCGCGCTGTTCGCGCTCGCGTTGCGCCTGTCCAGCGAATCGGGCGACGCCCCCGCCGGCCTGCTCGCCCTGGCCGGCAACCCGCGCCTCGCCCCGGCCATCACCGCCATGTTCGAACGCCCCGCCCACCCCTGGACGCTGCCCGCGCTCGCGCGCCTGTGCAACGTCTCACGCGCCACCCTGGTCCGCCTGTTCAACGACAGCCTCGGCCGCTCCGCCAGCGATTTGCTCACCGACATCCGCATGACGCTCGCCGCCAGCGAACTGCGCAAGTCGAACCAGTCCACCGGGGCGGTGGCGGAAGCGGTGGGGTATCAGTCGGAGGCGGCGTTCCAGCGGGCGTTCAAGCAGCACATGGGAGTGACGCCGGCGCGGTGGAGGAGGCAGGCAGCAGGTAATGGCGGTGGAAACTAGTCTGTCCGCTCCCGGCCAAGAGCGGGCGTTGGCTGGCGAGGGCTCGCGCCTTTCGTTCGTATGATCGTTGATCCCAAAGCCCGAAATTTCTTTACGAAGATTTTATCCGCGAAGCCACGCGCGATACCCGATTGTTACTCGCCCGCTTCTACCCTGCGGCTCCTTCCAAGGACCGGCAGCCCGGCTGTGCGGCCCGCAAACTTTCCACGGGCACATGTTGAACACCGAACATCCGACCGGCCGGCGCCTCGCGGCGCTGGCACTGGGGGCCGTTGGCGTCGTGTACGGCGACATCGGCACCAGTCCGCTGTACACCATCAAGGAGGTCTTCGGCCCGCGTGGCGTGGCGGCGACGCCACCGAACGTGCTTGGCGGCCTGAGCCTGGTGTTCTGGTCCCTGGTCATCGTGGTGTCGCTGAAGTACCTGCTCTTCATCATGCGCGCCGACAACAAAGGCGAGGGCGGAATCATGGCGTTGATGGCCTTGGCCCAGCGCAGTGTCCGCCAGCGTCCGCTCGCCATGTCGGTCGTGGCCGTGCTGGGTATCTTCGGCGCGGCGCTGTTCTACGGCGATGGCGTGATCACCCCTGCGATTTCCGTGCTTTCTGCGGTGGAGGGCCTGGAGGTCGCCGCGCCGGGACTTGCGCACTGGATCGTGCCGTTGACCATGCTGGTCATCGGTACGCTGTTCGCGCTGCAGCGACACGGTACCGCGCGCATCGGCGCCGTGTTCGGTCCGGTCTGCGTGGCCTGGTTCCTGAGCATTGCGTCATTGGGCGTGTGGGGCATCGCACAGCAGCCTGCCATCCTCAAGGCGGTGAGCCCCACGTATGGCGTCGCGTTCTTCCTGAACAACCGGGTCGAGGCCTTCTTCGCCCTCGGCGCCGTGGTGCTTGCGGTCACCGGCACGGAGGCGCTGTATGCCGACATGGGCCACTTCGGGCGACGGCCGATCCGTCTCGCCTGGTTCGCTTTCGTACTGCCTGCGCTGCTGCTCAATTACTTCGGCCAGGGCGCGCTCGTGCTCGCGCATCCTGAGGCCATCGCCAACCCGTTCTACCATCTGGTGCCACGGGCCTTGCTCTATCCCATGATCGGGCTCGCCACGGCCGCAACGGTGATCGCTTCGCAAGCGGTCATCTCCGGCGCATTCTCGATGACCCGCGAGGCCATGCAACTGGGCTACATGCCTCGCATGCGGGTGGTGCACACCTCCGAGGAGATGTCTGGCCAGGTGTATGTGCCCTTCATCAACAAGGTGCTTCTGGTATTGATCGCCGCAGCGGTGATCGGTTTCGGCTCGTCCGACAATCTCGGCTCTGCCTATGGCGTCGCGGTGACGGGAACCATGGTCATCACCACGCTGCTCGCGCTCATCGTGGCGCGTTACCAGTGGCGTTGGCCATGGTGGGCGATATGCGGCACCGGCGCGGGCCTGCTGCTCGTGGATCTGGGCTTCTTCAGCGCGAACATCATCAAGATCGAGAGCGGTGGCTGGTTCCCGCTGGCGCTGGGACTGGCGGTCTTCGTGGTGCTGACCACCTGGCGCCGCGGCCGCACGCTCCTGCAGCGGGGCATCCAGTTGGATGGGCTGGAACTGGGGCCGTTCATCGCCAACCTGGCCGAGCACCCGGTGCCGCGCGTGCCCGGCACGGCCGTGTTCATGACTGCCAACAACGCTCTGGTACCGCATGCGCTGCTGCACAACCTCAAACACAACAAGGTGCTCCACGAACGCAACGTCCTGTTGACGGTGCAAACGCTGGACGCGCCTCGTGCTGAGCCGGAGGAACAGCTGGAGCTAACCCGGCTCGAGGACGGCTTTGGCTGCCTGATCCTGCGGGTGGGTTTTGCGGAAGACCCGGACGTGCCGCGGCTGCTCGCCCGCTGCCAGCGGCTGGGTGAGCATTTCGACCTGATGGACACCACCTTCTTCCTATCCCGGGAGACGGTGGTTGCCACGCCAGAGCGCTCCGGCATGGCGCTGTGGCGGGAGAATCTGTTCGTGTTTCTGGCGCGCAACGCCATGCCCGCCACCGCCTTTTTCGGCATACCAGGCAACCGCCTTATCGAGTTGGGCGCGCAAGTGGAGATCTGAACCCCATGGCTCCGCGAATGCACGATGCGGTCGGCCGGCACCGGATTTTCAATCTGTCCAGACCTATGCGCGAGGGATGGATTAACGTACCCACTTCGCGCCACTGGTCCCCGCGCATGATCGAGTCGCGCCACCCTTTCGCCTGCCTGGCCCGGACCGACGGCTGGGCCGGCTACGCTTATGCCACAGCGATTACCGCGCTCGGTTTCGCATTGGCCTTTCTGGCCGATCGCTACCTGTCGGTCGCGAATCTGGCACTGATCTTCCTCACGGCCGTGCTGGCGGTTGCGGTACGCACGCGCATGAGCGTGGCGGTCTATACCGCGGTCGCGTGTTTCCTCGGCTACAACTTTTTCTTCACCCGACCCCGGCACACGCTGGCAATCGCCGACGCCGATGACGTGCTGGCGGTGCTGCT
Protein-coding regions in this window:
- a CDS encoding carboxymuconolactone decarboxylase family protein, translated to MSQRLDYNQISPAGAKALGGVYGYVTQSGLDPVLVDLVYLRVSQINGCAYCLDMHTRDLLKRGASIEKIALVQGWREGGRLFSEREKAALAWAETVTQVAQTGVPDEDFKAASAVFSEKELVDLTFAIGLMNTYNRLAISFRNTPEAVRRAEG
- a CDS encoding cupin domain-containing protein, with product MSIKRFLATLLASAALAGSAYAHAPDGTVKPNFSHALPNVPGKSLVAVEVNYPPGGASAAHHHARSAFIYAYVVSGAIESQVDDGSARVYKAGESFYEVPGAHHRISRNASKTQPAKLLAVFVVDTGDAPLTTPDK
- a CDS encoding DoxX family protein, which encodes MDTLIDRSRHLLPTLRYHWYAIPLRLIVGFGFMEHGYAKLARGPESFTGILHALGMPAPELLAWATILVELFGGLAVLVGAFIPLASIPMAIVLMVAIFTVHLPNGFSSIKLQAVTASGAHFGQPGYETDLLYLAALVALVLGGSGPWALDRLWRKR
- a CDS encoding potassium transporter Kup, translated to MLNTEHPTGRRLAALALGAVGVVYGDIGTSPLYTIKEVFGPRGVAATPPNVLGGLSLVFWSLVIVVSLKYLLFIMRADNKGEGGIMALMALAQRSVRQRPLAMSVVAVLGIFGAALFYGDGVITPAISVLSAVEGLEVAAPGLAHWIVPLTMLVIGTLFALQRHGTARIGAVFGPVCVAWFLSIASLGVWGIAQQPAILKAVSPTYGVAFFLNNRVEAFFALGAVVLAVTGTEALYADMGHFGRRPIRLAWFAFVLPALLLNYFGQGALVLAHPEAIANPFYHLVPRALLYPMIGLATAATVIASQAVISGAFSMTREAMQLGYMPRMRVVHTSEEMSGQVYVPFINKVLLVLIAAAVIGFGSSDNLGSAYGVAVTGTMVITTLLALIVARYQWRWPWWAICGTGAGLLLVDLGFFSANIIKIESGGWFPLALGLAVFVVLTTWRRGRTLLQRGIQLDGLELGPFIANLAEHPVPRVPGTAVFMTANNALVPHALLHNLKHNKVLHERNVLLTVQTLDAPRAEPEEQLELTRLEDGFGCLILRVGFAEDPDVPRLLARCQRLGEHFDLMDTTFFLSRETVVATPERSGMALWRENLFVFLARNAMPATAFFGIPGNRLIELGAQVEI
- a CDS encoding HD domain-containing protein, with the translated sequence MLATDIPGVRIPDSTLAREATELVRDTESELLFKHSMRVYAWGALAGRRKNLAFDPELLYVGAMFHDIGLAAHYRKSPLRFEVDGANAARDFLRTHAIAERDIEKVWSAIAFHTTPGIPQFMHPEAALLHVAAGMDVAGRAYEEFTDEEREAVTAAWPREDNFKHAIIDAFYEGLKHRPDSTFGTFNDDFLAFKDPAFRRGDMCSIILHSAWAH
- a CDS encoding YkgB family protein, producing the protein MNALVNALARTGLLKNDLDYHVVRASMVVMFFFFGYQKWWDYEAQTLIPFISNGPLIAWMYPVFGIRGASWFLGVAEWLFGALLLGGFWSKRLGVLGAAGSVVTFVMTVTIIPFMPGGWAESAGGFPAMVGNVPFLMKDVVLLAVSVYLLRQDVVRLRASQA
- a CDS encoding PLP-dependent aminotransferase family protein — encoded protein: MKEPERDIFAIPWGMPRALDIRIDRSAATTLAEQIRLGVLAAIGSGVLAPGARLPSWQALAAQLGVARGTVKSAYERLADEQVIVSSRPGGTRVADHPATGRPVPPDDADAPPELYRHLLAGPATFQMGVPASDRFPASLMGRLRAHAARAEVAARAVYPDPRGELAFRREVAAHLALARGIDCRPSQVFITAGFAGALETTFRVLRTEGRKAWMENPGFFQSRRALELAQLVPVPVPVDDDGLDVVRGIELAPDAALALVTPGQQAPLGATLSLARRIELIAWAARTGAWIVEDDYLGELQLRRRAAPALASVDRNGRVIHIGSFSKTISPALRLGFVVAPEGLVDRFNEAVMCLGSAPGPAVQQATARFMHEGHYMRHLRRMKRVYSARGEALQAALERKGYRAQIGGLAVLLRLPDQIPDIDVAREARAWGLAPEPLSPWFQPGGVRQSGLLLGIATIDEAALPSACDRLHELIGKFS
- a CDS encoding AraC family transcriptional regulator, which codes for MPPPMDWLSRLLEMTPVRGRLDLRCYYGAPWRIDQASAEPGEIPYHVVLAGSAVLEDPAGGPPQHLAPGDILLIAQGGAHTLHDGSGSKPAPARERAGLNVTFSENAGSGERLDMLCGHFVLTAPHERLLRGYLPPRLVARASAGQDEPGATAAQVASLVSLMRTESAAEHLGGHAMLNALSTALFALALRLSSESGDAPAGLLALAGNPRLAPAITAMFERPAHPWTLPALARLCNVSRATLVRLFNDSLGRSASDLLTDIRMTLAASELRKSNQSTGAVAEAVGYQSEAAFQRAFKQHMGVTPARWRRQAAGNGGGN
- a CDS encoding carboxymuconolactone decarboxylase family protein; this encodes MSRIAIHPLESAAGAAAAVYARITQAVGRVPNCFAAIGQLRPAALKAMLQLDGVLAAGSLSRQDQETVKLVVSETAGCDYCITAHSLLGALTGLEPPMLRRIRNGLRTGDVRRDALVRFVRQLVQSRGTLDEAEVIAIRAAGFSDAQLVEISLAVAVATFTNTFNRINDTEIDLPSVD